The Sinorhizobium fredii USDA 257 region GATCACCTTCTATCGATCGGCCTTCGCCATGGTGCCGATTCTCGGTTTCCTCGCCTGTCGCGGCCAGCTGCGCGACGCCTTCCGGACAAACAATGTCCCGGGGCATGTGCTACGCGGCTTGGTCGGCATTCTGTCGATGAGCTGCGGCTTCTACGGGCTCGTGCATCTGCCGCTTCCGGAGGCGATTGCGATCGGCTACGCGATGCCGCTGCTGGCGGTGGCCTTCGCTGCAGTGTTTCTCGGCGAGATTGTCCGGCTTTACCGCTGGTCTGCGGTGGTCATCGGCCTCGTTGGCGTGCTGATCATCACCTGGCCACGCCTGACACTGTTCGGCGAAGGAGGATTTGGCTCGTCGGAAGCGCTGGGTGCCGTCGCGGTGCTGCTTTCGGCGACGCTCGGAGCGGTCGCGATGGTCCTCGTGCGCAGGCTCGTGCAGACGGAGCGCACGCACACGATCGTTCTCTACTTCTCGCTCTCCGCCGCCGTGTTTTCCCTGGCAACACTTCCCTTCGGCTGGTCGGCGATATCGTGGACGTCCTTCCTGCTCTTGATGCTCGCCGGCTTCTGCGGCGGGGTCGCCCAGATTTTACTGACGGAGAGCTATCGCCACGCCGACATGTCGACGATCGCGCCCTTCGAATATGCCTCTATCGTGCTCGGCATCGCCATCGGCTATTTCCTTTTCGGCAACGTACCGACGGCAGCCATGCTCCTGGGCACCGCG contains the following coding sequences:
- a CDS encoding DMT family transporter, whose protein sequence is MDADIHNPMKGILLKVLSVIVFVCMSTCIKAAGSDIATGQITFYRSAFAMVPILGFLACRGQLRDAFRTNNVPGHVLRGLVGILSMSCGFYGLVHLPLPEAIAIGYAMPLLAVAFAAVFLGEIVRLYRWSAVVIGLVGVLIITWPRLTLFGEGGFGSSEALGAVAVLLSATLGAVAMVLVRRLVQTERTHTIVLYFSLSAAVFSLATLPFGWSAISWTSFLLLMLAGFCGGVAQILLTESYRHADMSTIAPFEYASIVLGIAIGYFLFGNVPTAAMLLGTAIVVGAGIFIIFREHRLGLERKGARKHVTPQG